Sequence from the Mauremys mutica isolate MM-2020 ecotype Southern chromosome 2, ASM2049712v1, whole genome shotgun sequence genome:
ttgagcagagctagcatgtatCTATCTGCCCGTGCTGGGAATCACACGTCCcagttgctgtgtagatataccccaaGGCAGGACCCACATCCCTGGAGCTATTCTAGTGATGGAGGCCATCAAGATACCTAGCTAGAAAGACAAAATATATGgcctacatttttaaagtgcctAGTGATTTATGGTGCCCAACCTGAAACATATTAAAGAGGACTGATTTCCAGAGGGCTGGTCCTCATCACTTTGCAAAAAATCAAGCCCCTTTCAGGTGTGTAAAGTTGGGCTTCaaaaaaactgaggcacccaaaatcattagtcacttttgagaTTTTGGGCCTATTCCCTTGTGCGAGGAACCTCACGTACTTTTGGATACTTTAATACAACATAATAGGtactaataaatattaataaccaTTGCCTCTATTTAGGAGAGCTGTCCTTATTATGATTTTTACCCAAATATTTCCTCTTTCCACATgctgtccctttgaaaatctcttgtGATCCAGTGAATTTCAGTGGTGCTAAAAGGGGTAGGGGTGTCCCTATTTATAGTTTTCAAATATTGGCAGATGGGCATGCAGCCTTACATCACCTATACCACCAGGATGATGGCAGCAGGCAGGACACTATGGGACCTCATCCTTACTCCTTATGCTATACAGAACTCCCAATGGAATCAGTACCAAATGATAGTGAAAAGATTAGGTTTGGGCACTGATGTGGAAACCATCGCAGAGTATGAGTGGGGCAGGTAGAAGGCAGTTGAATTAAATCAAGAACGGACAGATATGCAGAGAAAACCTGAACTGTTCCCACTGAGTTAATCATGCCATCACAAGGGCTAGGGGATGAGCACCCCTCATGTTCTACTTTCACCTCTCCACAGCTCCATCGGTTTGTGGTGATGCCCCAGAAGTACTGATCGAGTGCTCTCATGGTACCATTTTACAGTACAGAGCCTGTTCTGGCCCTCCATTTTGTTCGTTTGGGTTGCaaaatgaagaactttaaaaagTAATTTGGCTATGGGATATCTACAAGCACGATCCTTTtaggacagacagacacatagATAACAGAAGCCTGTATTAAGCCAGCCTGATCCTTTTGTTCAGTGTGTTACCGATCCACTTTATCAGCTATCAAAAGGGAAGTTGCTTTTGGTAAACTAAGCAGGCtcggttgctgctgctgcagcatggCATTGCATATCCCTTGCACTTTGCAGCAATAAGTGACGTTACCCTGGTGCTTATACACTCCGGTGACTGGCATTCTATAAGTACCTTAGATTAGACAGATAGATGGCAACCACAATATAGCAATGGCTGAAAAAGGTTAAATCAAAGAATAGAAGACGCAACATAAGATTGTGGGTGTAACAAAAGTTTGCAAACACTGTTGCAGCTGAACAAATCATATTAGAGACCCACATTTAGCAACCAATTTTTAGATTGTGTAAACAcctcctccgccctgccctgAGTTTTgtgattccttttttttttgttatattttggaaaaaaattgtcATTTAAATTATTCATCTGCAGGTTTTGCAGCCTAAAAACAGCTGAGTTAGTGCACGAGATCCTAAAAATAAAACTGACTAGTAACAAAAGTAGAATTGCAAGAATTAGTCTATTTTCATTGACCAAGAAAGGAAAAACGTAAAAAGTAAATAATAGTGAAAATTACATTGGATTTGAAAAATTCTCTCCATTTTAATCAACTAAAGAGTATTAGTTGATAAAGTCTACGAGGTTCATAAAATTTTACCCAACCATGTCCCTTTAAAAGGATGCTGTCAGCTTAAAAATCTAATAATAAAATTACTCGAGTTAAAAGTAGTTTTAGGTACTACCTTGCCTTGGTGTCCACCTAGAAAATTCTGtagttttacaatcacatttgctTGCATTTTTAATGGACTACTCTCCTGAGTTTCTGTGTTAGGCCGTGGTCCTGGAAATACTTCTGGATGCGAGTAAGACTTtacactatgggccagattcccaTTTACATTAAGGCCCCTTTCTACACCTCTCAGGCAATATAAATGTATTACACCCACTTTAAGGCCACTTTACACTGTCAGAAAGGTGTATAAAGGGGcttctgtataaataagattCAGGTTTCATGACTAACTGACTAGAAGAAAATGTGAAATCAACTATACACTCAGTGCGGTCAAATGcataaagtaaacaaactgaaacatttgaaaaaatattttcctctaaTCTTTTTTCAGTCATAGTAATTTTACTTTTTAACAAcagtaaacaatttttttcataacAGAACTATGATTTTTTTAAGTGAAGGTGCCCCTTTAAGGATCTCTGGAAAACTGCAAGAAGGACATCTTGTACACAGTAGTACATTTGTGTAATTAAACATTGTTCTTAAATCTGTTAAAATATAAATGCCCCCTTCCAGGGACTTTATCTTCTCTACTGCATATTCCATTTATGCAGATTCAGAACGAAAGAACACCCCTACAgtagaaacaacgaggagtccttgtggcaccttagagactaacaaatttatttgggcataagctttcgtgagctagaacccacttcatcagatgtatgaagtgaaaaatacaggagtgggtgtaaatacatgaaaggatggaggttgctttaccaagtgtgtgATCAGTGTAACAAGATAAATCCACCTACAGTAGAATTAATCAGGACAACATAAATTCAATTTTTGTGCACTGAAAGTTAATCACAATCTGTGGTGGTGAAGTGACGGGTGGGATCAGAGTTGAAGAACTCAAGTATCCACTCTTTGTGCTCTAGAATCAGAAATGCAGGGCCTGATACTTCAGATTTATACCAGTATGAAAGGAGTAACTCCAagaaagtcaatgaagttacatgGCTGTTTAaacagtgtgagaggagaatcaggcactAAATTCCGTATATGTTATTAAAAGTGCAATGAATTCACCAGCCTTTTCTTCTTTTCGTATATGCAGCATAACTCTACCACATGCCGGCTGGCCAGAACAGGGTCTCTCTAGTCGAGAAGAATGCAAAGTGCATGCCAATAAAAACAGATCATAATTTCTTAAAGCTATCACTTTTTTTTATACCTGTCTAACAGGTATGTGCAACAGGGTAAACAATAGCAGGAGTGCTGCAGCTAAATCCTCAGGCGTTCTGGAGTGAGACCAGGCTGGCTTTGTGCAGACAAAATCCTCCCTGTCATCAGTAAATATGCCTACACAAGGACTGCGGTGAACATTTACATGTCAGCATTTCATAAgtccgggagaggggcgggggtAGAGAGAGATTGGTGTGCACATTTTCTACAAAATGTCCAAACAAGTTGCTCCTCCAGAAAATTTGCCAAACTCTCCTCTAATGATTAGATTATGAACAATCAAAGACAAGTTTACACTTTGGAGAAACACAGAACTTTTTCACAATTCTATTTGGGAGAAAGATAGACATTGTTATTATTTCTGATGTCCACAGCATTTCACAGGCATGTAAAAACACTTCCCTGCCGTAAAAAATCTTCCAATCCAAACATCAGTTATAGAACTGAACTATTACAGAGAGCACCTCACAGAGGGACAGAAAGAGAGCAAGACTCCTCAGTGTGAACAAGGGACCGAGAGCGAGGCAGAAGCGGCAGCAAGGGAGAGTTGGGAGTGACAGAAGAATGATGACGGGAGGAAGGCAGGGGAAAGCAGGGGAGCTTTGACGTAGCATCCCGCATATTGCTTGCTAATGGACTGGGCGACACGTCTTCATGTCGTTTATTCTGCTTCCTGACAAGGTTTAAACCAGGCATGAAAAACGACTGTCGGCTGCTCCGCCAGAAGCTGTTTAGTGTTAGCTGGCGACGAGAAGAAAAATAATCTACCTGTTACACAACACGCGGAAACTTGCTGGGGAACAGTATCACACCCCTGCCAACTTGTGAGAGTCACAAatagggacggggggggggggagcagggcgctGAAGTAAGCGCTGAAAGTGACAGTCCCGGGGAGAGCCAGAGTTTGGGAAGCTGCAGAGGGGGCGGCAGAGGGGCAAAGTTTTGCGGAATTGAAGCTTTGCCCGCCACACACGGGGGGGCTCGGGCACGTGcagtccggggtgggggggggggtgtctgcctACAGCAACACCCCCCCCAGCACGGGTCGGCGAGAAACCACCAGCCGCCAAGTGACAAAGTCAAAACAAAACGAAGTGACGTCTCCTGTCCCACAGAACGGAGCCTGCCTGGCCCCGCCGGCCCCTGCCTCGCCCCCTCAGCCAGGCCatgactcggggggggggggcactgtagTTACACGGGGGGAAATAAGTCTAGTCCACAGAGGGGAGAAAGTACATTACCTCCGCCTAGGCAGCCATTACATAGGAATACATTGAGGAGGTTttactacaactcccatgattcCCCTGGCCTACAGCTCCCATGAGTCCCTGGTCCCTGCCTCTCTTTAACCCTTTAGTTGCAGGGAGTAACTGATCATACctgaaagcagcaaagactcctgtggcaccttatcgactaacagacagacgttttggagcctgagctttcgtgggtgaatacccacttcgctcatgctccaaaacgtctgttagtctataaggtgccacaggactctttgctgcttttacagatccagcctaacacagctacccctctgatacttgatcataCCTAAAAAgaacgggagtacttgtggcacctgttctttctgcggatacagactaacacggctgctactctgaaaactgatcataCCTAGTTCTTACCGGATACTTTTTATCGGCAGTTCTCGAAGCGCTTTGCTAAGTTGTGTGAACACCAGTCCTCCCGCCTCCCCCACCCATTTTGCAAGTGGGGAATCTCAGGCAtaaagaggcaaagtgacttgtcacacagcaggtctGTGGCAAAGTTGGTCCTACAATAAAGGCAATACTGATGCTGAATTTGTTACTTCAGAATCATTGTCAGAATAGAAGgtgagtagagctggtcaaaaaatgacTGTTGAAACTTTTTTGGTGGAAAATGGCACTTAGATGACGTAGACATGTGTGCAGAAAAATATATCATCCCTctggttttaaaacaaaagtttttaacttaaaaaaaattaaatgaaaacaccTAGCTAGCAAGGGCACAGGGAAACTTTCCAGTGGCCCCAGCATGGGAGCGAGCATTTCCAAAGGGGCATTTTTCCTCTGTAGATGTACATGGCATTTGCCTTAAGACCGGCCTTCACCTAATTTCACATACAACCAATGAAGATCCTTTTTAACCTTTATGCTACTCTCCAGATTGCTTGAGTATCAGTGGCAGAACTCTCAGGTATCACTACATCCATGTGAGCCATTGCTCACACAAACAAATGAATGGAGGTGAATGGAAGTGTGGTTCCAAGGTCTTTGGCCCTGCCCATTATTTGAAAgagttttccttttccttttctgacGTATAAACTACTGGAGAACACTAATAATGTAATTTAGCCAATTATCTGCAAATTACCAAAGGAAATACAGCTGCAGTACTCACATCACTCAAACCTAGAGTCAGAAGTGCATACCTTGGCTCAGATAGGTAGCACTTTGGTCTACCCAGAATTCATACTTCCTTGTAGTGGCTTATAGTCCATATTCTTGTTTTGGATAATACATTTATGTATAGAAAGACAGTGTAGCCTAGTAGATGGAGTagtagactgggactcaggagagctgggtttgtCATTAacccttgggcaaatcacttctctGTACCTtggtttttccatctgtaaaatagggataataagaTTAACCTCctcgtaaagcactttgagatctgtgggtgTAAAAACTGttatataagagctagatattttatattatagtagCATCTGAGAACCCCAGTTACAGACCAGGGCCCCAGTGAGGTAGGCATTGTACAGGCAAGTAACAAGCTCACAGTCACAGAACAAACTGCAAATACTTCAGGTACAGTTTTAATAGGAATTAATCAAAGACAGAAAATACAAAATGTTACATGTTATTCTGCATTAGTAAAATTCAATTTTCTTTACATACTCCATTTTCAGAAATACAGATATCCTAACCAAAACACACACAagttaaaaatcaaacaaatttaACTAAACTGTTTAAAgctaaaaaacagaaacaaaaaaccaaactgaAAAACAATCCACATGGTTAATCTTATTCCTCTATTATATTGTCCAGCCTTATATAGGGTATGAAATAAAACCAAAGAAAGAATTATAAAGGGTGCCTCATAGCATCTGTCATAGTTAAGTTTTCAGAATCTTTTGAATGATGCAGACAAACAAGGACTTATTTTACTCTTGTTTATACTGGTGTAgctttgttgaagtcaatggaactattcctGGAGGGACTCCTGAATCAGACCCATTTTCCTTTGGGTAGTCTTCATCTGTATAGCTGAAGGCATTTTTGCCCTGATTTaaagtctattgaagtcagtggaaagaatcTTCTTGATTTCAGTGGTCTTTTGATGAGTTCCTTTGGCTGGAATCCTCCACCCCAAGCCAAGATACCTCAGCTAAAGACAATGGAAAGGCTTATCATCCCAAAAGTGTTAGCTTTACTGAAAGGGTAAACTCACTCATGTTTAATGGGATGGATGGATTTCCCCAGAGTAACTCAAATGCATGGTGGACAGATTGAGAATTTAGTTGTGGTAGCTGAATTCAGGCACAGACTAAAAAGGTACAGTGAAACATTTCTTCAAACAACCACCCCAGAATCTGTTGCCTACTAAAGGTCAACTTTAACTACAGATCAGATTAAACTGTAGTGGGAACCACATGGGAATGCTGTAAAGTGGTTGCTTAGGAAagggggtcaccaaatggaaTCAAGAACTAGTTCAGGGTTCATTGCAAAGAACTACATAAATTCAATGTTATGTTTGAGAGTCTACACCAAGGTTAAGGAATTGCAAGCACTGGTTTCCAGAGCATCTGTAATGTGAGTAGGCAACAAATGTAATACTCGTGGCTTGGAGGGAAAATACAGGTTGAAAACGTGGCAGAGTGTCAGTTCTCCTGAAAATCTTCAGTTAATACTTCTTGACTTATGTGTTTAACACCTCAATAATCCCATTGCAATAATATATAGTTTTGTATTGAAAATACATAAAAAACCCAAGTCAATTgaattaacaatttaaaaatacatttgcatttaaaatgattgttgcaggaggtcagactagatcaggagtctcaaactcaaatgaccatgagggccagtACATTGGCCAGAGGGCTGCATGTACTGACACCTCCCTCCCGCCTCCatcggccctgcccccactccaaacccttccatgaggccctgcccttgccccgcctcttcccgccccttccctgaccccattccaaccccttccccgaaatccccaccccaactccgcccccttcctgcccccaaggggtgcaggagggatgtggggtgtggcgggggctcagggcagggagttgggatgtggggtgcaggatgggtgatgggtgtggcagggggtcagggtgtgcagggtgcggcagggggaatcagggcagggggttggggtgcagggtgcagcagggggtcagggtgcaggaagagTGTGGGgcgtggcagggggctcagggcagggggtttggctgcaggaggggctcagggagcAGGCTCCGGCGTGATGCACACTGTGGGCagagcaggctgcctgcctgcctgccctgcccctgcggcGCTCTGGGAAGCTGATGGACCCTGCagaaggaggggtgcaggggtatgtgtggctgttgcttcaggcactgcccccagcagctcccattagccacgGTTTCCCGTTCCCAgccaaggggctggggggggaagtgCCTGAAAGCTTTGTGCTTTGGGCACAAAGCTGTGTGCATGCAAGTGTTTGCACATGCCTAAATGCTGCATATAAATATCAAAAAGCTCACACAGCAAATCAGGTATTTGCACACATAGGTAGGTGCCTAACTTGGCTAGACGAAGATGCAAATACCCGAGTTGCATAGTCACATCTCGTATTTGTATGCATAAGCTGGTATACTCAAACAtgtgtgacaggtttcagagtggtagccatgttagtttgtatcagcaaaaagaatgaggagtacttgtggcaccttagagactaacaaatttatttgggcataagctttcgtgggttataGATGAAGTATTTTAAAAACCAGCTGGAACTGCAAAACAAGCATTTACATTAAGACCTACTATTCTAGCTTTCTagagaaaaaacatttattttacaaataaagGAAAATATCTATTGAGATATCACTATCAAAACAAGAAATGAAGCCGACTGATTCTTCACTCTATACTATGAATTTACAAGAATTAAGAAAGTATTAACACGCTCATTAACTTAATTCCTTCTACCACGCATCAACCACCAAAACTTCCTATTGAGGATCAGAAAATGGGTTTGTGTTAAGCTTACAATATTAATAGCTTTGTACACAGCAACAGTGAAAAGTTTACCTTGAAAACATCAGGTATTCTGATTTATGTAGCTACTGCCAAACTAATAAAACCTGGCTTAATCCCAAGTAGAGATTGGGTGAGTTCTGGTCTCATTTACTCTGCTTCAATGGTATTGGATATGATGGAATTGCAGGAATGTAAGCGAGAGCAGAAATTGGCCCCTTAACTAGAAAAGCCTAGAGAtgatatctgtaaataaaatagaTGGTTACCCCCTCCCCATGGAAATACATTTTCTATTATTTCTCCACAACTCAAATATTCACAAAGAATAAATTTGTGTCATCAGGTGAATGCCTCTAAAATCAACTGTTATTCAGATTTTAAAGCCATTAACATTTCACTCATGCTTAGCACTGCAGAGCAGCCTTCAGTAAATGGAAGCATCTTCATAGTGGAATTTGCCATGAGAATAAATCCTGGGGCTGGAGATTTTCCCATTATTGCATGGCCAGAGGTAATTGCATAGGTGCATCAAATGTCTTCTGAATTTGACCCCAACAAATACATAGAGCACAGGGTTGAGGCAGCAGTGGGAAAAGGCAATTTTGCGGCTGATGTAGAAGGCATATGCAATGTTTTTTTGAATCTCACAGTTCAGAAAGATGTAATGagctggcaaagtttgcaggAAACAGAATATATTATAAGGTGCCCAACTCAGGAAAAAAGCTACCACAATGGTAAAGATGAGTCTCACAGTTCTGTGCTTCCTATGAGATCTTGTTCTGAGCAGAATTTTCAGTATCTCGATGTAACAAAATACAATAATAgcaaaggaaaagagaaagaagaCATTTCGCTGATAAATTTCTACCCTTTTCCAATAGGAGTCAGTGTAATCGCAGGTACTGAAACCATCCAGATCAGTTTGCACTTGGGTGAAAATCATCTCAGGAACCACAACTAATATGCTAGCAGCCCAAATGGCCAAGCTCACCTGAATGCCACACTGGCGTGTCTGAGTACTCAAGGTCGACAAGGGGTTCACCACTGCCATATACCGGAGAATAGTCATTATGGTCAAAAAGACAATACCACTGTAGTAGCTGATGGAGAAAACAGCATTCACAGCCTTGCAGAGAAAATCACCAAAAATCCATCCATGCAAATGATACACGATCCAGAAGGGCAGCATGCAAGAGAAGACCAGGTCGGAGATGCAAAGGTTCATGATGAAGATGTTTGTTAAAGACACAAGGCTTTCATACTTCATTAGGATCCATAACACCAAACTATTTCCCAGCAGGCTAAGAACAAAAGCAAGAGAGTACAGGATGGTAGTGAGATGGGCACCAAATGCGTGGAGGTCATCCATTTCACACACATTACCAGTGCCATTATAATTAGTGAAGTTCCCATACTCATCAAAGTAGTCTGGAAATGAGTTTAAGTCAAAGTTGGATTCATCCATTTGGATGTATGAACCTAAATGACACAAATGGAACTGTCAAGAAGACCCTTGATCACAGAAAAATCATAAAAATctgtcaaatatcagaggggtagccgtgttagtctggttccgtagaagcagcaaagaatcctgtggcaccttatagactaacagacgttttgcagcatgagctttcgtgggtgaatacccacttcttcggatgcaagcagaaaTCTGGTTGCTTTGCGGGGGTTCAAGCTCTTGTAGCTTGCAATGAAACAAAAATAGAGAAGTGAAAGTGTGGGGGTGGTAATGTTATGTATTTACTGTGAGAAACTGGAATATGATCACAAATGGAATTTTATATTAATAGAATATTAAGCACAGACTTTAATTCTTGCCTTTTTAATTAGTTAAAATTCAAAGTCTCAAAAGCAAGTTAATCAGTTTGCACATTATAGCTGCCAACAATTGAATATTTTACCTGGGATAATTCCAGCTAGAATTGTGTGCACACTGATTTATATTAAAGAACAGTTATCAGGACTTCAGAACCCACCCAGTTTTTATACTGTTCTGAAAAGATATTTAAATTCCATTTAAAATTCTCTGAATTCTACACTCTTTACCCAACACGTGATCCTGTTTCAAGATTCAATTCTGCAGAAACTTATAAAACCAAGCAAATTTCCAATGCCAGTATAGAAATAGATAACAAATACAAATAGATTAACATTAGTAATGAGAGGATTTTCAAATTGGTATTCTAAAAGAGAACAACTTGCAGCAACTGCAAACACTTTTGCATGATATTGAGTTGGAAGTGAACACGTTGAAGACAATGTGGATGCAGAATGAGCATTGTTCAGAAGGAATcatcactgtaaatgggaaaGAAATTGAGGAGGTTGACAAATATATTTATCTTGGTCAGCAGCTGAGAAGAGAACTCGTTCAAAGGGGAATGCAGTAGGAGGAGAAAGGTGGAGTGGGCAAGTTTCAACGAAATAAAGACGTCTTTAATGGATGGTGAACTGCCcatgaagaaaaggaaagaactgtTTAACTCCAATGTTCTGCCAGCTTTGATATACAGAGCAGGAAGCTGGTCAACAATGAAAGTGAAGAAAGAAAAATTTGCTGTCACCCAGAAAGCAATGGAAAGGCAAATATGTAAGATTTCACTCCGTGATCACATGAGGAGATCAGAAGGTGTACAGAGGTGAATGATGTAGTGCAGGCGATGTATGACGCAAAGCAAAGATGGGCGGGTCATGTAGTCTGCAGGCAAGACAATAGGTGGACAATCCGCATCAGTGACTGGATCCCCAGAGACCACAAGCGATCGCTGGTCAGACCGAAAGTGCACTGGGCCGATCCCATGACAAAACTCTTTGGCTAGAAATGGAAAGAATGTGCTCACAACAAAATAGAATGGTGTGGCGTCAACTTGTGTTCGTGGAGGGATGGATGAGGACAATCCAGACAAAGGTGATCCTAAAAGATACAATTGTGTTGATCCAATGgtgttgaagtcaacagaaatttagtcactgatttcaataggagcagaAGCAGACTCATGATGTTGCTGCATTTCCCTCTTCTCTACCTTCCTTTCCTGAACTTTTCTCCTTGGGTCTTTCCTTGTGTTGTTCCCTTTGACTCACTATCTGACTTTTACAGTAATGCAAATCTGAAGGAAAAAATCTCATGGATCATTTACGGGCTTTCCTTATTTACACAAGTAGTCCTATTTGTTGCAGGAGTGCTCTATGGCTGTGtatatgtaaatagttaataGACAAAGTGCTAGTGGATGGTGCTCAAGAACATGGAGCATAGTTCCTAGGTTCTGTAGGATCAGTAAAACCTGTGTACTGCCAATGACTTCCTCTGTGCCGATGTTTAAAAGAAGCTCTTATgaccattgacttcagaaggCAACCTGTAGGAACTGGCCCAGAGTTTATCGCTTTAAGACCAACTTCtcaaaagtggcctctgattttgTATGCTTCAGTTCTGGTGAGCCCAACTTAGGATACCTATAGCCAGATTCTTCCAGAAGTGTTAAATTCCCAGAGCCTTAGTTGAGTCAACGGGAACAGCAGGTGATCAGCACTTCTGAATATCAAGTCTATGACATTTCAAGTGTGGCCTCTGTTATAAATGACCATTTTTACTACTGATAGCTTCTGTGAGTGATGccactgttgccggctcaaagagcccgaggcggagcaacagcaggttcgttgcccggtgtgcgtcgcactaattatcacaccagggtggagaagcaaaaccaggtttatttgagcccaaaataaggtgccagggagaaaagcattctcaaatcctgcacacccgcgcgcaggcgggatcccagcatttataccccccttgtttgtgtaagccttttgttcggttttccccctcacccctcccttcccaacagcagctacattaggcattacatttcagcgtgttagaaaaagttctcatccacaagcttatctctggccttcacagaacagatgcatgtagacttttctccccctctctccccctcctcccctgcatctgcaagctgaaattgctgacagttacacattttgcttgctgtctctTAGCagcttaggctggttaaagttcacagcatggaagacctctggttcactcaggcctgtagtcacaactttggtttacttaggcctagtgacaccaacaccacCATTCCCTTTTCTGCTACACATTGATTTATAGGAAGGGCaaggtgatttttctttttaaatgattatGAAACTGGGATCTTTTACTGGTATAATTCAAATGAAATGGAAGTGAATAAATACGTGACAGATGAATGTTTGAACCTTACAACTCCTGACTTTGATTAAGACCTAAAATTAaagggcaaaattctgccctGATGCACACCTCAGACACTGACCTATTTGCTGGTGTTGGGAGGTCACAGTTCTGAGAGGAATTTGTACCAGTAACTCTCAGGGTATGCCCTAAACAATAATACCATCAGTCATTGGCATATTCCCTGTCAGCAGCAGTGGCCTCTTCACTCAGGGGGCCATGGCTCAGTAACCCATTGTAAGAACCTGCAGGACTAGAAGTGGGAGTCCTAGGGGGTGTTAGCCCACTGACCCCTCCACATCACCCCAGGAAGGTTATGCTAGACTCTTGCCAGAGGACCTTGTGAAGCTGGGACTAGCAGGAAGAACCGCACAGCAGGACCTGAGTAGCAGCTCCTCCCAGCCAACTGATTGGCTGGCACTAGTACTTAAGCCAGGAAGCCATGACAGGGAGTTGTATGAGCAACAATTCAGACTGCCTTGCTTCAGACCCTGAGTGT
This genomic interval carries:
- the XCR1 gene encoding chemokine XC receptor 1; the protein is MDESNFDLNSFPDYFDEYGNFTNYNGTGNVCEMDDLHAFGAHLTTILYSLAFVLSLLGNSLVLWILMKYESLVSLTNIFIMNLCISDLVFSCMLPFWIVYHLHGWIFGDFLCKAVNAVFSISYYSGIVFLTIMTILRYMAVVNPLSTLSTQTRQCGIQVSLAIWAASILVVVPEMIFTQVQTDLDGFSTCDYTDSYWKRVEIYQRNVFFLFSFAIIVFCYIEILKILLRTRSHRKHRTVRLIFTIVVAFFLSWAPYNIFCFLQTLPAHYIFLNCEIQKNIAYAFYISRKIAFSHCCLNPVLYVFVGVKFRRHLMHLCNYLWPCNNGKISSPRIYSHGKFHYEDASIY